A region from the Engraulis encrasicolus isolate BLACKSEA-1 chromosome 18, IST_EnEncr_1.0, whole genome shotgun sequence genome encodes:
- the vta1 gene encoding vacuolar protein sorting-associated protein VTA1 homolog isoform X1 has product MALPPQLKAVQHHLRTAQEHDQRDPVVSYYCRLYSMQTSMKLDSKSPECRKFLIKLMDQLETMKKDLAHHESITQEIVGQAHIENYALKMFLYADNEDRSGRFHKNMIKSFYTASLLIDVLTVFGELTDENVQHRKYARWKATYIHNCLKNGETPQAGPLGMDGEEEDDDEGFSGAQGQDPQGPPSGSYMQPPEQPPAGAAGPNFNNIQISPGAHAPANTPAELPSSSDNIKPMPVPRSMPAIDPSLLNSNQDGDVRLTPEDFTQAQKYCKYAGSALQYEDVGTAIQNLQKALKLLTAGKE; this is encoded by the exons GTCGCCTTTACTCCATGCAGACAAGCATGAAGCTGGACAGTAAGAGCCCAGAATGCCGCAAGTTCCTGATTAAATTAATGGATCAGTTGGAGACG ATGAAGAAGGATCTGGCTCATCATGAGTCCATAACTCAAGAGATCGTCGGCCAGGCTCACATTGAAAACTATGCCTTAAAAATGTTCCTCTATGCTGATAACGAAGATCGATCTGGACGCTTTCACAA AAACATGATAAAGTCCTTCTATACAGCCAGTCTTTTGATAGACGTTCTCACAGTATTTGGAGAATTAACGGATGAG AACGTTCAGCACAGGAAGTATGCAAGATGGAAGGCAACCTATATCCACAACTGTCTGAAGAATGGCGAGACCCCTCAAGCTGGCCCACTCGGAATGGATGGGGAAGAAGAAGACG ATGACGAGGGGTTTTCTGGTGCCCAGGGCCAAGACCCTCAGGGTCCTCCGTCTGGCTCATACATGCAGCCGCCCGAGCAGCCGCCCGCGGGCGCAGCGGGACCCAACTTCAACAACATCCAGATATCCCCAGGTGCCCACGCGCCGGCCAACACGCCCGCTGAACTGCCTTCTTCATCAG ACAACATCAAGCCAATGCCGGTTCCCAGAAGCATGCCAGCCATCGATCCGTCTTTGCTGAACTCAAATCAAGACG GTGACGTGCGGCTCACCCCGGAGGACTTCACCCAGGCCCAGAAGTACTGCAAGTACGCCGGCAGCGCTCTGCAATACGAGGATGTGGGCACCGCCATTCAAAACTTGCAGAAGGCCCTCAAGTTGCTCACCGCCGGCAAAGAATGA